The Actinomycetota bacterium genomic sequence GCTCAAAAATTTAGTTCAAATGAAATAGTCCATCTTTTAACTGGTATAGCAGCTGTTGCAGGTCATAACTGGCCTCTATATCTAAATTTTATTGGTGGAAAGGGAGTTGGAACAACTTTAGGTGTGATGAGTATGATAAACCCTATAGTACTTATTCCATGTTTTATTGGGGGAATATTAATTACAATAGTTTTAAAGGAATCTTCAGTTGGGGCAATTGCAGGATTCTTAGCAGGAACTATTTATCTCTGGATTAATTCTAAATCTGTATGTTATCTTCTTTTTGGATTAGTTTTAACTTTATTTACTATAATAAGATTCAGGAAAGATTTATTTGTATACCTTAAGAAGAGAAATATAATTAAAAGTTAGGAAAATTTGCATAATAACAATGTTAAAATTTTTCTTAAAAAAATTGATA encodes the following:
- the plsY gene encoding glycerol-3-phosphate 1-O-acyltransferase PlsY — translated: MEILLSGSLVILGYLLGSIPNVYIVVKLFTGKDIRNLGSGNVGGLNAARNVSLPIGLLGGLLDVAKGVLAIFLAQKFSSNEIVHLLTGIAAVAGHNWPLYLNFIGGKGVGTTLGVMSMINPIVLIPCFIGGILITIVLKESSVGAIAGFLAGTIYLWINSKSVCYLLFGLVLTLFTIIRFRKDLFVYLKKRNIIKS